Proteins encoded together in one Drosophila albomicans strain 15112-1751.03 chromosome 2R, ASM965048v2, whole genome shotgun sequence window:
- the LOC127566127 gene encoding uncharacterized protein LOC127566127: MCSLESPELRVSSSKTIYLKCSSIFEFFPDKHHPVESNPNPMRMTKIIVAHKKNVLEMLLSAATSSCFLQRNSAFFHSKVPYALIMVIALDAARRPTSSPTLNTRWRVFIVGEDVGRRAASRHRHIKRKQL; the protein is encoded by the exons ATGTGCAGTCTGGAGAGTCCAGAGCTCAGAGTCAGTTCAAGTAAAACTATTTATCTAAAATGCTCCTCAATTTTTGAA ttcttCCCGGACAAACATCATCCAGTTGAATCGAACCCGAATCCGATGCGAATGACTAAGATAATAGTCGCCCATAAGAAGAATGTACTGGAGATGTTGCTGTCAGCAGCGACCAGCTCTTGCTTCTTGCAGCGGAATTCTGCCTTCTTTCATTCTAAAGTACCTTATGCGCTCATCATGGTTATCGCCCTCGACGCCGCCCGTCGTCCCACCTCCTCCCCCACCTTGAATACCCGTTGGCGGGTGTTCATAGTGGGGGAGGACGTGGGACGACGGGCGGCGTCGAGGCACAGGCACATTAAGAGAAAACAGCTATAA